The following coding sequences lie in one Anguilla rostrata isolate EN2019 chromosome 8, ASM1855537v3, whole genome shotgun sequence genomic window:
- the LOC135261091 gene encoding meiosis-specific coiled-coil domain-containing protein MEIOC-like isoform X2, which produces MQVTLKESMDSQLLPSKVFSDGSALTLDPALLYSSWSVFTDDVKPAATFPDGNLSRPKVNMTYSGNGPDVFEMVSSILEEPNPEHLGYWNSSSKLFPLWAADNDHTSQQEKMVQFGNGSSDVIDTSSFYQDAFQKIEEDHMDSIYHGFQGLDLMDSWLVGDKKYPHPASLDSSHFPRSSCNQDTLLKGPSFSPRDDFGFNKRECDQCMQDGSQDVLNGSFEKVPGEFGMYAFHNRSNSNNKRLQKEFKVEQGRDKFSKCGSSMEQTRFACERSSPPHSEKWPHTSQQRQYPFRGYEDYNAHPPQRKTSPSQSHYGIQHTKVNGRIWKTGEHLSPNLRNNYLSSRKLYGRCQTNAVDSSCDFTAAEKLEFRNGDYLHPGKSALVWSEGDALSPSWKSSLQNGKSSSPGHSPQVSLSGLSNTSCNGNLTKHLLTPSPKPSYRSQTSPISVGGRQERRAKPGESHPDAWPQGMTPGNVNLNTPGCHSRSDPSVTKYHHSQHGYPSSWSAASAGEDPDKYLYNRTKHSPDGRDDGKGVRKNKDWLPQSDAYGGSSRHQYSNNNNYWRKQDQEKSCASDLSSAQFSSPFQLMMGDLKQNSSLAQLGLHGGGGGTSGGFPLPQCGFPFPDLMEMLQSEDLSHLSPFVSELFNGDVPPPYFGFPPLFNKYRPMRNRSGPANELHVQLELCYEQWRTLEKERKKTEANLARNFPGRRVSSSNNTPIPCLPANPSRVDRLIVDQLREQARVVVLVGKMERMRSAPVHANITTTLERHLEAIRFTQQRRKDEIVNTANRQRQGAPRYSDDKDVLALAAAIKELATLTRKARTALWCALQMTLPKGALGTGARHAELERALLELCNPGEGEPQGPGAGDTQHPTGPLSDKEKAGPRGGREAKAEMEIRTANDPRTE; this is translated from the exons ATGCAG GTCACTCTGAAGGAAAGCATGGACTCCCAGCTGCTGCCGTCCAAAGTGTTCAGTGATGGCTCCGCCCTGACCCTGGACCCTGCTCTATTGTACAGTTCCTGGTCAGTGTTCACTGATGATGTCAAGCCTGCTGCCACCTTCCCTGATGGAAACCTGTCCAG GCCCAAAGTCAACATGACATATTCTGGAAATGGCCCCGATGTATTTGAAATGGTCTCCAGTATCCTTGAAGAACCAAATCCTGAACATCTTGGATATTG GAATTCATCTTCCAAGCTGTTTCCTCTTTGGGCTGCAGACAATGACCACACGAGCCAACAGGAGAAGATGGTGCAATTTGGAAATGGCTCTTCTGATGTGATTGATACTAGTAGCTTTTATCAGGATGCTTTTCAGAAGATAGAGGAAGATCACATGGACAGCATCTACCATGGTTTTCAAGGCCTTGACCTTATGGACTCCTGGCTTGTGGGTGATAAAAAATATCCACACCCCGCCAGCCTGGACTCCTCACATTTCCCTCGCAGTTCTTGCAATCAAGATACCCTGCTTAAAGGACCCTCATTTAGTCCCAGGGATGACTTTGGATTCAACAAAAGAGAGTGTGACCAATGCATGCAAGATGGCAGTCAGGATGTCCTTAATGGAAGCTTTGAGAAGGTACCAGGTGAGTTTGGAATGTATGCATTTCATAACCgtagcaacagcaacaacaaacgACTGCAAAAGGAGTTCAAAGTGGAACAGGGCAGAGATAAATTCTCAAAATGTGGAAGTTCCATGGAACAGACAAGGTTCGCATGTGAACGAAGCAGCCCTCCTCATAGTGAGAAATGGCCTCACACAAGCCAGCAAAGGCAGTACCCCTTTCGAGGTTATGAGGACTATAATGCCCATCCACCACAGCGGAAGACCTCCCCATCTCAGAGTCACTATGGCATTCAACATACCAAGGTGAATGGAAGGATCTGGAAGACAGGTGAACATCTCAGTCCAAATCTGCGAAATAATTATCTGTCGAGCAGAAAACTTTATGGCCGGTGTCAAACTAATGCTGTTGACTCTTCTTGCGATTTCACCGCAGCTGAAAAGTTAGAGTTCCGAAATGGGGATTATCTGCACCCAGGAAAAAGTGCCCTGGTCTGGTCTGAAGGGGATGCGTTGAGCCCTTCTTGGAAGTCCAGCTTGCAGAATGGGAAGAGCAGCAGCCCAGGTCACAGCCCACAGGTGTCCTTGTCAGGTTTGTCAAACACATCCTGCAATGGAAACCTTACCAAACACCTGCTGACTCCTAGCCCCAAGCCATCTTACCGCTCCCAAACCTCCCCAATCTCGGTGGGGGGAAGGCAAGAACGCAGAGCCAAGCCAGGAGAGAGTCATCCTGATGCGTGGCCCCAAGGTATGACTCCTGGAAACGTAAACCTGAATACACCTGGCTGTCATTCCAGATCGGATCCCTCAGTCACCAAGTACCACCACAGCCAGCATGGTTACCCATCCAGCTGGTCAGCAGCCTCAGCCGGTGAGGATCCCGACAAGTACCTTTATAACCGGACCAAGCATAGCCCAGATGGCCGTGATGATGGCAAGGGGGTGAGGAAGAACAAGGACTGGCTCCCTCAGTCTGATGCATATGGAGGCTCCAGCCGGCACCagtacagcaacaacaacaactactggCGCAAACAAGACCAAGAAAAGAGCTGTGCTTCTGACCTGAGCTCTGCTCAGTTTTCATCCCCTTTCCAGCTCATGATGGGAGACCTGAAGCAGAACTCCAGCCTGGCCCAGCTTGGcctgcatggtggtggaggtggaacTAGTGGAGGCTTCCCATTGCCTCAGTGTGGATTCCCCTTCCCTGACCTGATGGAAATGCTCCAGAGTGAAGATTTGAGCCACCTCAGCCCTTTTGTCAGTGAACTGTTCAATGGTGATGTGCCGCCCCCTTACTTTGGGTTCCCTCCACTCTTTAACAAGTACAGGCCTATGAGGAACCGCAGCGGCCCAGCCAATGAGCTCCATGTGCAGCTGGAGCTGTGCTATGAGCAGTGGAGAAccctggagaaggagaggaaaaag aCTGAGGCAAATTTAGCCAGAAACTTTCCTGGGAGGAGAGTTTCAAGCTCCAACAACACTCCCATTCCCTGTCTCCCAGCCAATCCGTCCAGAGTGGATCGTTTGATTGTGGACCAACTGAGAGAGCAGGCTAGG GTTGTGGTATTGGTTGGAAAGATGGAACGGATGCGCAGTGCTCCAGTCCACGCTAATATCACCACTACTCTGGAGCGCCACCTGGAGGCCATCCGTTTCACCCAGCAACGCCGTAAAGATGAGATCGTCAACACCGCCAACCGCCAGAGACAGGGAGCCCCCAGATACAGTGATGACAAAG ATGTCCTCGCCCTGGCAGCGGCAATCAAAGAGCTGGCTACACTGACCAGAAAGGCCCGCACGGCGCTGTGGTGCGCCCTGCAGATGACCCTGCCCAAGGGCGCACTGGGGACCGGGGCGCGGCATGCGGAACTGGAGCGGGCCCTGCTGGAGCTCTGCAACCCAGGAGAGGGCGAGCCACAGGGCCCAGGGGCTGGCGACACCCAACACCCAACAGGCCCGTTGAGCGACAAGGAGAAAGCCGGACCCAGAGGAGGTAGGGAGGCCAAGGCGGAGATGGAGATCAGGACCGCCAACGATCCGAGGACAGAGTGA
- the LOC135261091 gene encoding meiosis-specific coiled-coil domain-containing protein MEIOC-like isoform X3 yields MAYQGSSYNYFKPQVTLKESMDSQLLPSKVFSDGSALTLDPALLYSSWSVFTDDVKPAATFPDGNLSRPKVNMTYSGNGPDVFEMVSSILEEPNPEHLGYWNSSSKLFPLWAADNDHTSQQEKMVQFGNGSSDVIDTSSFYQDAFQKIEEDHMDSIYHGFQGLDLMDSWLVGDKKYPHPASLDSSHFPRSSCNQDTLLKGPSFSPRDDFGFNKRECDQCMQDGSQDVLNGSFEKVPGEFGMYAFHNRSNSNNKRLQKEFKVEQGRDKFSKCGSSMEQTRFACERSSPPHSEKWPHTSQQRQYPFRGYEDYNAHPPQRKTSPSQSHYGIQHTKVNGRIWKTAEKLEFRNGDYLHPGKSALVWSEGDALSPSWKSSLQNGKSSSPGHSPQVSLSGLSNTSCNGNLTKHLLTPSPKPSYRSQTSPISVGGRQERRAKPGESHPDAWPQGMTPGNVNLNTPGCHSRSDPSVTKYHHSQHGYPSSWSAASAGEDPDKYLYNRTKHSPDGRDDGKGVRKNKDWLPQSDAYGGSSRHQYSNNNNYWRKQDQEKSCASDLSSAQFSSPFQLMMGDLKQNSSLAQLGLHGGGGGTSGGFPLPQCGFPFPDLMEMLQSEDLSHLSPFVSELFNGDVPPPYFGFPPLFNKYRPMRNRSGPANELHVQLELCYEQWRTLEKERKKTEANLARNFPGRRVSSSNNTPIPCLPANPSRVDRLIVDQLREQARVVVLVGKMERMRSAPVHANITTTLERHLEAIRFTQQRRKDEIVNTANRQRQGAPRYSDDKDVLALAAAIKELATLTRKARTALWCALQMTLPKGALGTGARHAELERALLELCNPGEGEPQGPGAGDTQHPTGPLSDKEKAGPRGGREAKAEMEIRTANDPRTE; encoded by the exons ATGGCTTACCAAGGTTCCTCTTACAActattttaaaccacag GTCACTCTGAAGGAAAGCATGGACTCCCAGCTGCTGCCGTCCAAAGTGTTCAGTGATGGCTCCGCCCTGACCCTGGACCCTGCTCTATTGTACAGTTCCTGGTCAGTGTTCACTGATGATGTCAAGCCTGCTGCCACCTTCCCTGATGGAAACCTGTCCAG GCCCAAAGTCAACATGACATATTCTGGAAATGGCCCCGATGTATTTGAAATGGTCTCCAGTATCCTTGAAGAACCAAATCCTGAACATCTTGGATATTG GAATTCATCTTCCAAGCTGTTTCCTCTTTGGGCTGCAGACAATGACCACACGAGCCAACAGGAGAAGATGGTGCAATTTGGAAATGGCTCTTCTGATGTGATTGATACTAGTAGCTTTTATCAGGATGCTTTTCAGAAGATAGAGGAAGATCACATGGACAGCATCTACCATGGTTTTCAAGGCCTTGACCTTATGGACTCCTGGCTTGTGGGTGATAAAAAATATCCACACCCCGCCAGCCTGGACTCCTCACATTTCCCTCGCAGTTCTTGCAATCAAGATACCCTGCTTAAAGGACCCTCATTTAGTCCCAGGGATGACTTTGGATTCAACAAAAGAGAGTGTGACCAATGCATGCAAGATGGCAGTCAGGATGTCCTTAATGGAAGCTTTGAGAAGGTACCAGGTGAGTTTGGAATGTATGCATTTCATAACCgtagcaacagcaacaacaaacgACTGCAAAAGGAGTTCAAAGTGGAACAGGGCAGAGATAAATTCTCAAAATGTGGAAGTTCCATGGAACAGACAAGGTTCGCATGTGAACGAAGCAGCCCTCCTCATAGTGAGAAATGGCCTCACACAAGCCAGCAAAGGCAGTACCCCTTTCGAGGTTATGAGGACTATAATGCCCATCCACCACAGCGGAAGACCTCCCCATCTCAGAGTCACTATGGCATTCAACATACCAAGGTGAATGGAAGGATCTGGAAGACAG CTGAAAAGTTAGAGTTCCGAAATGGGGATTATCTGCACCCAGGAAAAAGTGCCCTGGTCTGGTCTGAAGGGGATGCGTTGAGCCCTTCTTGGAAGTCCAGCTTGCAGAATGGGAAGAGCAGCAGCCCAGGTCACAGCCCACAGGTGTCCTTGTCAGGTTTGTCAAACACATCCTGCAATGGAAACCTTACCAAACACCTGCTGACTCCTAGCCCCAAGCCATCTTACCGCTCCCAAACCTCCCCAATCTCGGTGGGGGGAAGGCAAGAACGCAGAGCCAAGCCAGGAGAGAGTCATCCTGATGCGTGGCCCCAAGGTATGACTCCTGGAAACGTAAACCTGAATACACCTGGCTGTCATTCCAGATCGGATCCCTCAGTCACCAAGTACCACCACAGCCAGCATGGTTACCCATCCAGCTGGTCAGCAGCCTCAGCCGGTGAGGATCCCGACAAGTACCTTTATAACCGGACCAAGCATAGCCCAGATGGCCGTGATGATGGCAAGGGGGTGAGGAAGAACAAGGACTGGCTCCCTCAGTCTGATGCATATGGAGGCTCCAGCCGGCACCagtacagcaacaacaacaactactggCGCAAACAAGACCAAGAAAAGAGCTGTGCTTCTGACCTGAGCTCTGCTCAGTTTTCATCCCCTTTCCAGCTCATGATGGGAGACCTGAAGCAGAACTCCAGCCTGGCCCAGCTTGGcctgcatggtggtggaggtggaacTAGTGGAGGCTTCCCATTGCCTCAGTGTGGATTCCCCTTCCCTGACCTGATGGAAATGCTCCAGAGTGAAGATTTGAGCCACCTCAGCCCTTTTGTCAGTGAACTGTTCAATGGTGATGTGCCGCCCCCTTACTTTGGGTTCCCTCCACTCTTTAACAAGTACAGGCCTATGAGGAACCGCAGCGGCCCAGCCAATGAGCTCCATGTGCAGCTGGAGCTGTGCTATGAGCAGTGGAGAAccctggagaaggagaggaaaaag aCTGAGGCAAATTTAGCCAGAAACTTTCCTGGGAGGAGAGTTTCAAGCTCCAACAACACTCCCATTCCCTGTCTCCCAGCCAATCCGTCCAGAGTGGATCGTTTGATTGTGGACCAACTGAGAGAGCAGGCTAGG GTTGTGGTATTGGTTGGAAAGATGGAACGGATGCGCAGTGCTCCAGTCCACGCTAATATCACCACTACTCTGGAGCGCCACCTGGAGGCCATCCGTTTCACCCAGCAACGCCGTAAAGATGAGATCGTCAACACCGCCAACCGCCAGAGACAGGGAGCCCCCAGATACAGTGATGACAAAG ATGTCCTCGCCCTGGCAGCGGCAATCAAAGAGCTGGCTACACTGACCAGAAAGGCCCGCACGGCGCTGTGGTGCGCCCTGCAGATGACCCTGCCCAAGGGCGCACTGGGGACCGGGGCGCGGCATGCGGAACTGGAGCGGGCCCTGCTGGAGCTCTGCAACCCAGGAGAGGGCGAGCCACAGGGCCCAGGGGCTGGCGACACCCAACACCCAACAGGCCCGTTGAGCGACAAGGAGAAAGCCGGACCCAGAGGAGGTAGGGAGGCCAAGGCGGAGATGGAGATCAGGACCGCCAACGATCCGAGGACAGAGTGA
- the LOC135261091 gene encoding meiosis-specific coiled-coil domain-containing protein MEIOC-like isoform X1, whose protein sequence is MAYQGSSYNYFKPQVTLKESMDSQLLPSKVFSDGSALTLDPALLYSSWSVFTDDVKPAATFPDGNLSRPKVNMTYSGNGPDVFEMVSSILEEPNPEHLGYWNSSSKLFPLWAADNDHTSQQEKMVQFGNGSSDVIDTSSFYQDAFQKIEEDHMDSIYHGFQGLDLMDSWLVGDKKYPHPASLDSSHFPRSSCNQDTLLKGPSFSPRDDFGFNKRECDQCMQDGSQDVLNGSFEKVPGEFGMYAFHNRSNSNNKRLQKEFKVEQGRDKFSKCGSSMEQTRFACERSSPPHSEKWPHTSQQRQYPFRGYEDYNAHPPQRKTSPSQSHYGIQHTKVNGRIWKTGEHLSPNLRNNYLSSRKLYGRCQTNAVDSSCDFTAAEKLEFRNGDYLHPGKSALVWSEGDALSPSWKSSLQNGKSSSPGHSPQVSLSGLSNTSCNGNLTKHLLTPSPKPSYRSQTSPISVGGRQERRAKPGESHPDAWPQGMTPGNVNLNTPGCHSRSDPSVTKYHHSQHGYPSSWSAASAGEDPDKYLYNRTKHSPDGRDDGKGVRKNKDWLPQSDAYGGSSRHQYSNNNNYWRKQDQEKSCASDLSSAQFSSPFQLMMGDLKQNSSLAQLGLHGGGGGTSGGFPLPQCGFPFPDLMEMLQSEDLSHLSPFVSELFNGDVPPPYFGFPPLFNKYRPMRNRSGPANELHVQLELCYEQWRTLEKERKKTEANLARNFPGRRVSSSNNTPIPCLPANPSRVDRLIVDQLREQARVVVLVGKMERMRSAPVHANITTTLERHLEAIRFTQQRRKDEIVNTANRQRQGAPRYSDDKDVLALAAAIKELATLTRKARTALWCALQMTLPKGALGTGARHAELERALLELCNPGEGEPQGPGAGDTQHPTGPLSDKEKAGPRGGREAKAEMEIRTANDPRTE, encoded by the exons ATGGCTTACCAAGGTTCCTCTTACAActattttaaaccacag GTCACTCTGAAGGAAAGCATGGACTCCCAGCTGCTGCCGTCCAAAGTGTTCAGTGATGGCTCCGCCCTGACCCTGGACCCTGCTCTATTGTACAGTTCCTGGTCAGTGTTCACTGATGATGTCAAGCCTGCTGCCACCTTCCCTGATGGAAACCTGTCCAG GCCCAAAGTCAACATGACATATTCTGGAAATGGCCCCGATGTATTTGAAATGGTCTCCAGTATCCTTGAAGAACCAAATCCTGAACATCTTGGATATTG GAATTCATCTTCCAAGCTGTTTCCTCTTTGGGCTGCAGACAATGACCACACGAGCCAACAGGAGAAGATGGTGCAATTTGGAAATGGCTCTTCTGATGTGATTGATACTAGTAGCTTTTATCAGGATGCTTTTCAGAAGATAGAGGAAGATCACATGGACAGCATCTACCATGGTTTTCAAGGCCTTGACCTTATGGACTCCTGGCTTGTGGGTGATAAAAAATATCCACACCCCGCCAGCCTGGACTCCTCACATTTCCCTCGCAGTTCTTGCAATCAAGATACCCTGCTTAAAGGACCCTCATTTAGTCCCAGGGATGACTTTGGATTCAACAAAAGAGAGTGTGACCAATGCATGCAAGATGGCAGTCAGGATGTCCTTAATGGAAGCTTTGAGAAGGTACCAGGTGAGTTTGGAATGTATGCATTTCATAACCgtagcaacagcaacaacaaacgACTGCAAAAGGAGTTCAAAGTGGAACAGGGCAGAGATAAATTCTCAAAATGTGGAAGTTCCATGGAACAGACAAGGTTCGCATGTGAACGAAGCAGCCCTCCTCATAGTGAGAAATGGCCTCACACAAGCCAGCAAAGGCAGTACCCCTTTCGAGGTTATGAGGACTATAATGCCCATCCACCACAGCGGAAGACCTCCCCATCTCAGAGTCACTATGGCATTCAACATACCAAGGTGAATGGAAGGATCTGGAAGACAGGTGAACATCTCAGTCCAAATCTGCGAAATAATTATCTGTCGAGCAGAAAACTTTATGGCCGGTGTCAAACTAATGCTGTTGACTCTTCTTGCGATTTCACCGCAGCTGAAAAGTTAGAGTTCCGAAATGGGGATTATCTGCACCCAGGAAAAAGTGCCCTGGTCTGGTCTGAAGGGGATGCGTTGAGCCCTTCTTGGAAGTCCAGCTTGCAGAATGGGAAGAGCAGCAGCCCAGGTCACAGCCCACAGGTGTCCTTGTCAGGTTTGTCAAACACATCCTGCAATGGAAACCTTACCAAACACCTGCTGACTCCTAGCCCCAAGCCATCTTACCGCTCCCAAACCTCCCCAATCTCGGTGGGGGGAAGGCAAGAACGCAGAGCCAAGCCAGGAGAGAGTCATCCTGATGCGTGGCCCCAAGGTATGACTCCTGGAAACGTAAACCTGAATACACCTGGCTGTCATTCCAGATCGGATCCCTCAGTCACCAAGTACCACCACAGCCAGCATGGTTACCCATCCAGCTGGTCAGCAGCCTCAGCCGGTGAGGATCCCGACAAGTACCTTTATAACCGGACCAAGCATAGCCCAGATGGCCGTGATGATGGCAAGGGGGTGAGGAAGAACAAGGACTGGCTCCCTCAGTCTGATGCATATGGAGGCTCCAGCCGGCACCagtacagcaacaacaacaactactggCGCAAACAAGACCAAGAAAAGAGCTGTGCTTCTGACCTGAGCTCTGCTCAGTTTTCATCCCCTTTCCAGCTCATGATGGGAGACCTGAAGCAGAACTCCAGCCTGGCCCAGCTTGGcctgcatggtggtggaggtggaacTAGTGGAGGCTTCCCATTGCCTCAGTGTGGATTCCCCTTCCCTGACCTGATGGAAATGCTCCAGAGTGAAGATTTGAGCCACCTCAGCCCTTTTGTCAGTGAACTGTTCAATGGTGATGTGCCGCCCCCTTACTTTGGGTTCCCTCCACTCTTTAACAAGTACAGGCCTATGAGGAACCGCAGCGGCCCAGCCAATGAGCTCCATGTGCAGCTGGAGCTGTGCTATGAGCAGTGGAGAAccctggagaaggagaggaaaaag aCTGAGGCAAATTTAGCCAGAAACTTTCCTGGGAGGAGAGTTTCAAGCTCCAACAACACTCCCATTCCCTGTCTCCCAGCCAATCCGTCCAGAGTGGATCGTTTGATTGTGGACCAACTGAGAGAGCAGGCTAGG GTTGTGGTATTGGTTGGAAAGATGGAACGGATGCGCAGTGCTCCAGTCCACGCTAATATCACCACTACTCTGGAGCGCCACCTGGAGGCCATCCGTTTCACCCAGCAACGCCGTAAAGATGAGATCGTCAACACCGCCAACCGCCAGAGACAGGGAGCCCCCAGATACAGTGATGACAAAG ATGTCCTCGCCCTGGCAGCGGCAATCAAAGAGCTGGCTACACTGACCAGAAAGGCCCGCACGGCGCTGTGGTGCGCCCTGCAGATGACCCTGCCCAAGGGCGCACTGGGGACCGGGGCGCGGCATGCGGAACTGGAGCGGGCCCTGCTGGAGCTCTGCAACCCAGGAGAGGGCGAGCCACAGGGCCCAGGGGCTGGCGACACCCAACACCCAACAGGCCCGTTGAGCGACAAGGAGAAAGCCGGACCCAGAGGAGGTAGGGAGGCCAAGGCGGAGATGGAGATCAGGACCGCCAACGATCCGAGGACAGAGTGA